One genomic window of Amphiura filiformis chromosome 3, Afil_fr2py, whole genome shotgun sequence includes the following:
- the LOC140149217 gene encoding alpha-aminoadipic semialdehyde synthase, mitochondrial-like has product MKVIAIRRENYGTLWERRAPLNPTQVKGLVDVGIQVIVQPSARRAYPDKEYKKVGAILEDDMSEASLIIGIKQVPIQDLIPYKTYSFFAHVIKAQPDNMDMLDAILKRNIRLMDWETMCNYQGTRMDSVFGRFAGLSGMLDILHGMGLRLLGLGFNSPFMHIAAPHSYPTLASACAAVKSAGEEITSGLIHEQLGPITFVFLGDGAVSKGAQYVLSHLPVEFVEPSKFKAVAQNGDRRKVYATVLRRQHHMVRKSGEPGFSREEYGTHPDRYRSIFAEEFAPWTSCIVNAVLWTYDQPRTLSLADTKRLFGSHYHNGTNGTNGTNGTDGPASKRQRPDYSSTGLKHRLIAISDITADPGGSIELSADSTSIEKPFDLYNVDTGKFSPMTFNGDGILVCSVANMPSQLPTEATDLFGELLAPLIPEMATSDATTPLVEGQFKPGLQKSIIASNGKLTPDFEYIHKLRADNGV; this is encoded by the exons ATGAAGGTGATAGCTATTCGTCGTGAGAATTACGGAACACTTTGGGAGAGACGAGCTCCATTAAATCCTACACAAGTGAAAGGACTGGTGGATGTTGGTATTCAAGTTATAGTACAACCAAGTGCAAGACGAGCATATCCTGATAAG GAATACAAGAAAGTAGGAGCCATACTTGAGGATGATATGTCAGAAGCTTCCCTCATCATTGGCATCAAGCAGGTGCCCATTCAAGATCTCATCCCATACAAGACATACTCATTCTTTGCTCATGTTATCAAAGCACAACCAGATAACATGGATATGCTGGATGCAATATTAAAAAGG AACATTCGCCTAATGGATTGGGAGACAATGTGTAACTACCAAGGCACTAGAATGGATTCCGTGTTTGGTCGATTTGCAGGGCTGTCTGGTATGCTTGATATCCTACATGGAATGGGTTTGCGCTTATTGGGTCTTGGCTTCAATTCACCTTTCATG CACATAGCTGCACCTCACAGCTACCCCACTTTGGCATCAGCCTGCGCTGCTGTCAAGTCTGCTGGTGAGGAGATTACAAGTGGATTGATTCATGAACAGCTTGGACCAATCACTTTTGTATTCCTTGGAGATGGAGCTGTATCAAAG GGTGCCCAATATGTGCTGTCCCATCTTCCTGTTGAATTTGTGGAGCCGTCAAAGTTTAAAGCTGTTGCTCAGAATGGAG ATAGGCGTAAGGTGTATGCCACTGTTCTACGCAGACAGCACCACATGGTTCGCAAATCAGGTGAACCAGGCTTCAGCAGGGAGGAATACGGTACACATCCAGACAGATATCGTTCTATATTTGCAGAGGAG TTTGCCCCATGGACTTCTTGCATTGTAAATGCTGTGCTCTGGACATATGATCAGCCTCGCACTCTTTCCTTGGCTGATACCAAACGACTTTTTGGCTCTCATTATCACAATGGAACCAATGGCACTAATGGAACCAATGGAACAGATGGGCCAGCTTCAAAGCGTCAACGTCCAGATTATTCATCGACAGGCCTAAAGCATCGTCTGATTGCCATCAGTGATATTACAGCTGATCCAGGTGGTTCCATAGAATTATCAGCTGATAGCACCAGTATTGAGAAGCCATTTGATCTGTATAATGTGGATACAGGCAAATTCAGCCCTATGAC ATTCAATGGTGACGGAATCCTTGTATGTTCTGTTGCCAATATGCCATCTCAGCTGCCAACAGAAGCCACTGATCTGTTTGGAGAGCTATTAGCACCATTGATTCCAGAAATG GCTACTTCTGATGCAACTACCCCATTAGTTGAAGGGCAGTTCAAACCAGGCTTGCAAAAG TCTATCATAGCATCCAATGGCAAGCTGACACCAGACTTTGAGTATATCCACAAGTTACGGGCAGATAATGGAGTCTAA
- the LOC140149218 gene encoding integrin beta-1-binding protein 1-like, giving the protein MSGCCCRMFRKKKTRQSDEDKRRTNQPTSETLSPESVALVRNASNRQSRTERGLDNPASTSAAMVNEEHLRQHAIRSPLEHAADYYVRFVGILEKAQGLQHFQENHLDLMKALDHAQAKGKFRQAEKERDVVILNLSKCGVKVIEIEPDNSRLVRWRHGLVEVVRLIHYEDRSGSSLVAIKLGKEGEDIYDCMVFQCEHKNQATDICSFLETMFMAVCQSEILTG; this is encoded by the exons ATGAGTGGTTGTTGCTGTCGTATGTTCCGCAAGAAGAAGACTCGTCAATCTGACGAGGATAAGAGGCGGACAAATCAACCAACCAGCGAAACCCTGAGTCCAGAATCTGTGGCACTAGTTAGAAACGCTTCAAATCGTCAGAGCCGG ACCGAGAGAGGGTTGGATAACCCAGCAAGTACCTCTGCTGCAATGGTGAATGAAGAACATCTCAGGCAACATG CCATTCGATCTCCACTGGAGCATGCAGCAGATTATTATGTACGCTTTGTAGGTATACTGGAAAAGGCTCAGGGACTTCAGCACTTCCAAGAGAACCATCTGGATTTGATGAAGGCCCTGGACCATGCACAG GCAAAGGGAAAGTTTCGTCAAGCAGAGAAGGAGAGAGATGTTGTGAttcttaatttgtctaaatgTGGAGTGAAAGTAATAGAGATAGAACCGGACAACTCTAGG CTTGTTCGTTGGCGGCATGGTTTGGTGGAGGTAGTGAGATTGATACATTATGAAGATCGTTCTGGCAGCTCTCTGGTTGCAATCAAGTTAGGAAAGGAAGGAGAAGATATCTATGATTGTATGGTCTTCCAATGTGAACACAAG aaCCAAGCTACAGATATCTGCTCATTTTTGGAGACCATGTTCATGGCAGTTTGTCAAAGTGAAATATTGACAGGGTGA